The following proteins are co-located in the Sandaracinaceae bacterium genome:
- a CDS encoding 3-hydroxyacyl-CoA dehydrogenase gives MKEVVALVSGGASGLGRATVEHLVNKGCGAVIVDRDVERGEALAKALGDTVRFVETDVTSAADVQKAIDAAAELGTLRVAVSCAGVGWAARTVNKEGEPHDLDLFQKIIGVNLVGTFNVLRLAASAMMKNEPDADGQRGCIVNTASVAAFDGQIGQVAYSASKGGVVAMTLPAARDLSRAAIRVMTIAPGTFDTPMLAGLPEKARVALAAAIPNPARLGDPAEFGKLVGAIVDNAYLNGEVIRLDGALRMAPK, from the coding sequence ATGAAGGAAGTCGTAGCGCTCGTCTCGGGCGGCGCCTCGGGCCTCGGTCGGGCGACCGTCGAGCACCTGGTGAACAAGGGCTGCGGGGCCGTGATCGTCGACCGCGACGTGGAGCGCGGCGAGGCGCTCGCGAAGGCGCTCGGCGACACGGTTCGCTTCGTGGAGACCGACGTCACCAGCGCGGCCGACGTGCAGAAGGCGATCGACGCGGCGGCGGAGCTCGGCACGCTGCGGGTGGCCGTGAGCTGCGCCGGCGTCGGCTGGGCCGCGCGCACGGTGAACAAGGAGGGCGAGCCTCACGACCTCGACCTCTTCCAGAAGATCATCGGCGTGAACCTGGTCGGCACGTTCAACGTGCTGCGCCTCGCGGCCTCGGCGATGATGAAGAACGAGCCGGACGCGGACGGTCAGCGCGGCTGCATCGTGAACACGGCCAGCGTGGCCGCCTTCGATGGGCAGATCGGCCAGGTCGCCTACAGCGCGTCCAAGGGCGGCGTGGTCGCCATGACGCTCCCGGCCGCGCGCGACCTCAGCCGCGCCGCGATCCGCGTGATGACCATCGCGCCCGGCACCTTCGACACGCCGATGCTCGCGGGGCTCCCCGAGAAGGCGCGCGTCGCGCTCGCGGCCGCGATCCCGAACCCCGCGCGCCTCGGCGACCCGGCGGAGTTCGGCAAGCTGGTCGGCGCGATCGTCGACAACGCCTACCTGAACGGCGAGGTCATCCGGCTCGACGGCGCGCTCAGGATGGCCCCGAAGTAG
- a CDS encoding MBOAT family protein gives MLFNSLDYFVFLALTLGGFWAVRWLGRERDEASEERASGERDRRLTVRGAGPRLFFLFLASCAFYMAWNPAYIGLILFSTLLDFTAGLQIAGAKTQARKKAWLLVSLGGNLGLLGVFKYFNFFSAATGDVFSLFGVQLETPVLDVLLPVGISFYTFQTLSYTIDVYRGRLEPCRSLVRFCFYVTFFPQLVAGPIVRAAEFLPQIDRPPWLTRERIGNALFLIAMGVTKKVVFADFVSVNLVDRVFDDPAAFSATEVVIALYGFTLQIYCDFSGYTDVARGSAKLFGLELPENFDRPYQATSVSDFWRRWHMTLSTWLRDYLYFPLGGSRKGPARTYVNLWITLFLIGLWHGASWTFVIYGNLQAFAVVATRAWGDYRKRRGWTGPDPGWANVLKIVLTLQFVVFSRILFRATDLDNAGAVAGQIFSGTTSVAQIDADVWRVLALGFFLHYVPRSQLESLRLRFLALPAWGKGVALAVVAVVIALFVTQEAVPYIYFQF, from the coding sequence ATGCTCTTCAACAGCCTCGACTACTTCGTCTTCCTCGCGCTGACGCTGGGCGGCTTCTGGGCCGTGCGGTGGCTGGGCCGCGAGCGCGACGAGGCCAGCGAGGAGCGAGCCTCCGGGGAGAGAGACCGCCGGCTCACCGTGCGCGGCGCGGGGCCGCGGCTGTTCTTCCTCTTCCTCGCCAGCTGCGCCTTCTACATGGCGTGGAACCCGGCCTACATCGGGCTGATCCTCTTCTCCACGCTCCTCGACTTCACGGCCGGCCTCCAGATCGCCGGCGCGAAGACGCAGGCGCGCAAGAAGGCTTGGCTGCTGGTCAGCCTCGGCGGCAACCTCGGCCTCCTCGGCGTCTTCAAGTACTTCAACTTCTTCAGCGCCGCGACGGGGGACGTCTTCTCGCTGTTCGGGGTGCAGCTCGAGACGCCCGTCCTCGACGTCCTGCTGCCCGTCGGCATCAGCTTCTACACGTTCCAGACGCTCAGCTACACGATCGACGTCTACCGCGGGCGGCTCGAGCCGTGCCGCAGCCTCGTCCGCTTCTGCTTCTACGTCACCTTCTTCCCGCAGCTCGTCGCCGGCCCGATCGTGCGCGCGGCCGAGTTCCTGCCGCAGATCGACCGGCCGCCGTGGCTGACCCGCGAGCGGATCGGGAACGCGCTCTTCCTGATCGCGATGGGCGTGACGAAGAAGGTCGTCTTCGCGGACTTCGTGAGCGTGAACCTGGTCGACCGCGTGTTCGACGACCCCGCCGCGTTCAGCGCGACCGAGGTCGTCATCGCGCTCTACGGCTTCACGCTCCAGATCTACTGCGACTTCAGCGGCTACACCGACGTCGCGCGCGGCTCGGCCAAGCTCTTCGGCCTCGAGCTGCCCGAGAACTTCGATCGCCCCTACCAGGCCACGAGCGTCAGCGACTTCTGGCGGCGCTGGCACATGACGCTCAGCACCTGGCTGCGTGACTACCTCTATTTCCCGCTCGGCGGCTCGCGGAAGGGGCCGGCGCGCACCTACGTCAACCTGTGGATCACGCTCTTCCTCATCGGCCTCTGGCATGGCGCCAGCTGGACCTTCGTGATCTACGGCAACCTCCAGGCGTTCGCGGTCGTCGCCACCCGGGCCTGGGGCGACTACCGCAAGCGCCGCGGCTGGACGGGCCCCGACCCGGGCTGGGCGAACGTGCTCAAGATCGTGCTGACCCTCCAGTTCGTGGTCTTCAGCCGCATCCTCTTCCGCGCGACCGACCTCGACAACGCGGGCGCGGTCGCCGGTCAGATCTTCAGCGGCACGACGAGCGTCGCGCAGATCGACGCCGACGTGTGGCGTGTGCTCGCGCTCGGCTTCTTCCTCCACTACGTGCCGCGCTCACAGCTGGAGAGCCTGCGCCTGCGATTCCTCGCGCTGCCCGCGTGGGGCAAGGGCGTCGCGCTCGCGGTCGTCGCCGTCGTGATCGCGCTCTTCGTGACGCAGGAAGCCGTGCCCTACATCTACTTCCAGTTCTGA
- a CDS encoding efflux RND transporter periplasmic adaptor subunit, which yields MDLDELELRPAPVPVRVAPLVQRRTDTPLEIEGRFAASRAVLLKSPASGVITGLSLQLGDAVEEGAVLCAIGDAMLRQRALASEAAVHGLEAALAEREDALAQAEQRGEPAGRLLGFEAKRRAAEHKLAQEKVQSKRHALLLENATVRAPFSGRVSSVSVASGATVVSGNPIVELVEVDPVVLVVDVPTWLARTLKTGDAVSVRAPSIEGALPGVIRRWSPTSADDVRRVLVDVDNAEGRVAAGERATAVLEVGERDGWFAPRAALHHEKKATQLQLVEHSRVLVRNVRVVGGDERQVEVAGRLDANHLVVLHAERPLKEDSEVVIRGDH from the coding sequence GTGGATCTCGATGAGCTCGAGCTTCGTCCGGCGCCCGTGCCGGTGCGCGTCGCGCCCCTCGTGCAGCGGCGCACGGACACGCCGCTGGAGATCGAGGGCCGCTTCGCGGCGTCGCGCGCCGTGCTCCTCAAGTCGCCCGCGTCCGGCGTGATCACCGGCCTGTCTCTGCAGCTCGGCGACGCCGTCGAGGAGGGCGCGGTGCTGTGCGCGATCGGCGACGCGATGCTCCGGCAGCGCGCCCTCGCGAGCGAGGCGGCGGTGCACGGGCTCGAGGCCGCGCTCGCGGAGCGGGAGGACGCGCTCGCGCAGGCCGAGCAGCGAGGAGAGCCCGCGGGGAGGCTCCTCGGCTTCGAGGCGAAACGCCGCGCGGCCGAGCACAAGCTCGCGCAAGAGAAGGTGCAGTCGAAGCGCCACGCGCTGCTCCTCGAGAACGCCACCGTGCGCGCGCCGTTCTCCGGTCGCGTCTCCTCCGTCAGCGTCGCGAGCGGCGCGACCGTCGTGTCCGGCAACCCGATCGTCGAGCTGGTCGAGGTGGATCCCGTGGTGCTCGTGGTCGACGTGCCCACCTGGCTCGCGCGGACGCTGAAGACCGGCGACGCGGTGTCGGTGCGGGCGCCGTCCATCGAGGGCGCGCTGCCGGGCGTGATCCGGCGCTGGTCGCCCACCTCGGCCGACGACGTGCGGCGCGTGCTCGTCGACGTCGACAACGCCGAGGGGCGGGTCGCGGCGGGAGAGCGCGCGACCGCGGTGCTCGAGGTCGGGGAGCGCGACGGGTGGTTCGCGCCGCGGGCCGCGCTCCATCACGAGAAGAAGGCGACCCAGCTGCAGCTCGTCGAGCACTCGCGGGTCCTCGTGCGAAACGTGCGCGTGGTCGGCGGCGACGAGCGGCAGGTGGAGGTCGCGGGCCGGCTCGACGCCAACCACCTCGTGGTCCTGCACGCCGAGCGCCCCCTGAAAGAGGACTCCGAGGTCGTGATCCGCGGGGATCATTGA
- a CDS encoding homogentisate 1,2-dioxygenase, with translation MLDRMQVGEVPRKHHIALRDPEGNLRWEECLTRDGFEGPYTILYHEGRPHEQRVAETSRGWKVPRPEGARPLKKRHFRSQDLGAGGAPIDARVPLLFNADVTISTLQPDASDPVYFVNADGDDLFFVKQGGGVLRSMLGDVPFAQDDYVFVPKGVLHRFELADGPQEWLSMELHGGLHLPKQWRNEVGQLRMDAPFCHRDFRRPTFEPPRDEGIRELVVKRDGAFHGFSIPRSPLDVVGWDGTVYPWVFPILNFQPRAGLVHLPPTWHGTFGARGALVCSFVPRVVDFHEEAVPCPYPHSSVDVDEFLYYVRGNFTSRKGVGPGSISFHPAGIPHGPHPGAYEKSLGTTRTDELAVMLDCLLPLHATEAAQGIEDAGYHDTFIE, from the coding sequence ATGCTCGACCGGATGCAGGTCGGCGAGGTCCCGCGCAAGCATCACATCGCCTTGCGCGATCCCGAGGGCAACCTGCGCTGGGAGGAGTGCCTCACGCGGGACGGCTTCGAGGGCCCGTACACGATCCTCTATCACGAGGGCCGGCCGCACGAGCAGCGCGTGGCCGAGACCTCGCGCGGGTGGAAGGTGCCGAGGCCCGAGGGCGCGCGGCCGCTGAAGAAGCGGCACTTCCGCTCTCAGGACCTGGGCGCGGGCGGCGCGCCGATCGACGCGCGGGTGCCGCTGCTGTTCAACGCGGACGTCACGATCTCGACCCTCCAGCCCGACGCGTCCGATCCGGTCTACTTCGTCAACGCCGACGGCGACGACCTCTTCTTCGTCAAGCAGGGCGGCGGCGTGCTCCGCTCGATGCTCGGCGACGTGCCCTTCGCGCAGGACGACTACGTCTTCGTGCCCAAGGGCGTGCTGCATCGCTTCGAGCTCGCGGACGGGCCGCAGGAGTGGCTCTCGATGGAGCTCCATGGCGGGCTGCATCTCCCCAAGCAGTGGCGCAACGAGGTCGGGCAGCTCCGCATGGACGCGCCGTTCTGCCACCGCGACTTCCGCCGCCCGACCTTCGAGCCGCCGCGCGACGAGGGCATCCGCGAGCTGGTCGTGAAGCGCGACGGCGCGTTCCACGGCTTCTCGATCCCGCGCAGCCCGCTCGACGTCGTCGGCTGGGACGGCACCGTCTACCCGTGGGTCTTCCCGATCCTCAACTTCCAGCCGCGCGCCGGGCTCGTGCATCTGCCGCCGACCTGGCACGGCACCTTCGGCGCGCGGGGCGCGCTCGTCTGCAGCTTCGTGCCGCGGGTGGTGGACTTCCACGAGGAGGCCGTGCCCTGCCCGTACCCGCACAGCTCGGTCGACGTGGACGAGTTCCTCTACTACGTGCGCGGCAACTTCACGAGCCGCAAGGGCGTCGGGCCGGGGAGCATCAGCTTCCACCCCGCGGGCATCCCCCACGGGCCGCACCCGGGCGCGTACGAGAAGAGCCTCGGCACCACGCGGACCGACGAGCTGGCGGTGATGCTCGACTGCCTGCTGCCGCTGCACGCCACCGAGGCGGCGCAGGGCATCGAGGACGCGGGCTACCACGACACGTTCATCGAATAG
- the maiA gene encoding maleylacetoacetate isomerase: MKPPPMKLYGYWRSSCSYRVRIALAHKGLSVEHAAVHLVKDGGQQHAADFTQKNPMGQVPVLEIEGDGGPIRLGQSVAILEYLEEAHPEPALLPSDAVLRARARQLTEIVNAGIQPLQNLRVMQLLERQHGVDAKAWARGHILSGLLAFQAVAESVAGRYCVGDAVSFADCALVPQLYNARRFGIDVEAELPLLHRVDTACAALEAFQAAHPDRQPDAQPS; encoded by the coding sequence ATGAAGCCGCCCCCGATGAAGCTCTACGGCTACTGGCGCTCGAGCTGCTCGTACCGCGTGCGCATCGCGCTCGCCCACAAGGGCCTGAGCGTCGAGCACGCGGCGGTGCACCTGGTCAAGGACGGCGGGCAGCAGCACGCCGCGGACTTCACGCAGAAGAACCCGATGGGGCAGGTCCCGGTCCTCGAGATCGAAGGCGACGGCGGCCCCATCCGGCTCGGGCAGTCGGTGGCGATCCTCGAGTACCTCGAGGAGGCGCACCCCGAGCCGGCGCTCTTGCCGTCCGACGCGGTGCTCCGCGCGAGAGCGCGTCAGCTCACCGAGATCGTCAACGCGGGCATCCAGCCGCTCCAGAACCTCCGCGTGATGCAGCTCCTCGAGCGCCAGCACGGCGTCGACGCGAAGGCGTGGGCGCGCGGGCACATCCTCTCGGGGCTGCTCGCCTTCCAGGCGGTGGCGGAGAGCGTCGCCGGCCGCTATTGCGTGGGCGACGCGGTCAGCTTCGCCGACTGCGCGCTGGTCCCTCAGCTCTACAACGCGCGCCGCTTCGGCATCGACGTCGAGGCGGAGCTGCCGCTCCTGCACCGCGTCGACACGGCTTGCGCCGCGCTCGAGGCCTTCCAGGCGGCGCACCCGGACCGTCAGCCCGACGCGCAGCCCAGCTAG
- a CDS encoding VOC family protein, giving the protein MSKVEPIGIKRIEALHYYVHDLERSRRFYTELLGFAELGVSGEELNERAKQRSALFKAGSIRVLVSEPVGEGGRAARWLAKHPDGVGTLVFEVEDIERAFVLLEGRGATPISDVVHTDVKGGKFSTFSITTPFGGTTFRFVQRQGKPGLFPGFVEHEEPKGGENGYGFTGIDHITSNFETMSPALLWMEHVMGFERYWEIAFHSTDVSQKKEEGSGLKSVVMWDKPSGVKFANNEPMRPFFRKSQINLFHEDQRGDGIQHAALGVRDIIECTRALRAKGVKFMPTPGTYFDMLPQRLKDIGVGSIDEDIEVLRELEILVDGSAEHKYLLQIFLRESAGLYEDREAGPFFYEIIQRKGDAGFGGGNFRALFDSIERQQRDEGRI; this is encoded by the coding sequence ATGTCCAAGGTCGAGCCCATCGGCATCAAGCGGATCGAAGCGCTCCACTACTACGTCCACGACCTCGAGCGCAGCCGCCGCTTCTACACGGAGCTGCTGGGGTTCGCCGAGCTGGGCGTCAGCGGGGAGGAGCTGAACGAGCGGGCCAAGCAGCGCTCGGCGCTCTTCAAGGCCGGCTCGATCCGCGTCCTCGTCAGCGAGCCGGTGGGCGAGGGCGGCCGCGCGGCGCGCTGGCTCGCGAAGCACCCCGACGGGGTCGGCACGTTGGTCTTCGAGGTCGAGGACATCGAGCGCGCCTTCGTGCTGCTCGAGGGCCGCGGGGCCACGCCGATCTCCGACGTGGTCCACACCGACGTCAAGGGCGGCAAGTTCAGCACCTTCTCCATCACGACGCCGTTCGGCGGCACGACGTTCCGCTTCGTGCAGCGCCAGGGCAAGCCGGGCCTCTTCCCCGGGTTCGTCGAGCACGAGGAGCCGAAGGGCGGCGAGAACGGCTACGGGTTCACGGGCATCGACCACATCACGAGCAACTTCGAGACGATGAGCCCCGCGCTGCTCTGGATGGAGCACGTGATGGGCTTCGAGCGCTACTGGGAGATCGCCTTCCACTCGACCGACGTCTCGCAGAAGAAGGAGGAGGGCTCGGGCCTCAAGTCGGTCGTCATGTGGGACAAGCCGAGCGGCGTGAAATTCGCCAACAACGAGCCGATGCGGCCCTTCTTCCGCAAGTCGCAGATCAACCTCTTCCACGAGGATCAGCGCGGCGACGGCATCCAGCACGCGGCCCTCGGCGTGAGGGACATCATCGAGTGCACCCGCGCGCTGCGGGCCAAGGGCGTCAAGTTCATGCCCACCCCCGGCACGTACTTCGACATGCTGCCCCAGCGGCTGAAGGACATCGGCGTGGGCAGCATCGACGAGGACATCGAGGTGCTGCGCGAGCTGGAGATCCTCGTGGACGGGAGCGCGGAGCACAAATACCTCTTGCAGATCTTCCTCCGCGAGTCGGCCGGGCTGTACGAGGACCGCGAGGCCGGGCCGTTCTTCTACGAGATCATCCAGCGCAAGGGTGACGCGGGCTTCGGAGGCGGGAACTTCCGCGCGCTCTTCGACAGCATCGAGCGTCAGCAGCGGGACGAAGGCCGCATCTGA
- a CDS encoding fumarylacetoacetate hydrolase family protein: MKLATLRQGDRRDGALIVVDAEGERYASAKDIAPTMQAALDHWEGTEARLRELSRDLSDGKVESREIDFEKLGPPLPRAYEWVDGSAYINHIVLVRKARNAEPPETLETDPLVYQGGSGVLLGPRDDIPLVNAEWGLDFEAEICVILGDTPQGVTQAEASKYVRLLMLANDVTLRNLIPPELKKGFGFFTSKPATAFSPFAITPDELGDAWKDGRLHLQMRSTLNGELAGDPHAGPEMHFSFYDLIAHITKTRAFTAGTILGSGTISNEDEARGVSCLAERRMREIIANGKPTTEFLKVGDRVTVEMHDPQGKNLFGTIAQTVAAPQKR, from the coding sequence ATGAAGCTGGCCACGCTCCGCCAAGGAGACCGCCGCGACGGCGCGCTGATCGTCGTCGATGCCGAGGGCGAGCGGTACGCGTCCGCCAAGGACATCGCGCCGACGATGCAGGCCGCGCTCGACCACTGGGAGGGCACCGAGGCCCGCCTCCGCGAGCTGTCGCGCGACCTCTCGGACGGCAAGGTCGAGAGCCGCGAGATCGACTTCGAGAAGCTCGGGCCGCCCCTGCCGCGCGCCTACGAGTGGGTCGACGGCTCGGCCTACATCAACCACATCGTGCTGGTGCGGAAGGCGCGCAACGCCGAGCCCCCCGAGACGCTGGAGACCGATCCGCTCGTCTACCAGGGCGGCTCGGGCGTCCTGCTCGGTCCGCGCGACGACATCCCGCTCGTGAACGCCGAGTGGGGCCTCGACTTCGAGGCGGAGATCTGCGTGATCCTCGGCGACACGCCGCAGGGCGTCACGCAGGCCGAGGCGAGCAAGTACGTGCGGCTCCTGATGCTGGCCAACGACGTGACCCTGCGGAACCTGATCCCGCCCGAGCTCAAGAAGGGCTTCGGCTTCTTCACCAGCAAGCCCGCCACCGCGTTCTCGCCCTTCGCGATCACCCCGGACGAGCTGGGCGACGCCTGGAAGGACGGCCGGCTGCACCTGCAGATGCGCTCCACGCTCAACGGCGAGCTGGCGGGCGACCCGCACGCGGGCCCCGAGATGCACTTCTCGTTCTACGATCTCATCGCGCACATCACGAAGACGCGCGCGTTCACGGCGGGGACCATCCTCGGCAGCGGCACGATCTCGAACGAGGACGAGGCGCGCGGCGTCTCTTGCCTCGCCGAGCGGCGCATGCGGGAGATCATCGCGAACGGGAAGCCGACGACGGAGTTCCTGAAGGTCGGCGACCGCGTCACGGTCGAGATGCACGACCCGCAGGGCAAGAACCTCTTCGGCACCATCGCGCAGACCGTCGCGGCCCCCCAGAAGCGATGA